The following are encoded together in the Streptomyces flavofungini genome:
- a CDS encoding S1 RNA-binding domain-containing protein encodes MSEYSWPSENGYEASEATLTWAEIIQALPIGTLITGEVSGRQPFGVFVDLDGHSVTALARIDRMPPCMELPAVGARVAGEVVWHADHNEQVGITLDEWGRHVDLFPPFRERVGEIVTGRVVKIASIGLFVRLADCVGGLVPLDESAGALAETAREGQEIRVRIIKVDAEPSRKILLAVHPAS; translated from the coding sequence ATGAGCGAGTACTCATGGCCGTCAGAGAACGGCTACGAAGCATCGGAGGCAACTCTTACCTGGGCCGAGATCATCCAGGCCCTGCCCATCGGCACCTTGATCACCGGTGAGGTGAGCGGAAGGCAACCCTTCGGGGTGTTCGTCGACCTGGACGGTCATTCCGTCACTGCACTGGCGCGAATAGATCGAATGCCCCCGTGTATGGAGCTACCGGCCGTCGGAGCGCGGGTTGCCGGTGAGGTGGTCTGGCACGCTGACCACAACGAGCAAGTGGGCATCACGCTCGACGAATGGGGTCGACACGTCGACCTGTTCCCGCCGTTCAGAGAGCGCGTCGGCGAGATCGTGACTGGACGCGTCGTGAAGATCGCCTCGATCGGGCTCTTCGTGCGCCTTGCCGACTGCGTCGGAGGCCTTGTGCCTCTCGATGAGTCTGCTGGAGCTCTTGCCGAGACTGCCCGGGAGGGACAGGAGATCCGAGTACGGATCATCAAGGTAGATGCAGAGCCGTCGCGAAAGATCCTGCTGGCTGTTCACCCGGCTTCGTAG
- a CDS encoding tyrosine-type recombinase/integrase — MVKPEREHNTYVKYESKIRLYLVPHLGKKPLSKLTPAQIRTFMATLTREKVGASTRFEVLRVLRNALNRAMREELLTRNVALLVDMPKVTKGKVKPWNAREAITFLRTARAHRLYAACVLVLVIGLRRSEVLGLRWQDIDFEARQFEPVMQVQREKGIGLVLKKLNTDSSQATLPLPEFCARALEERRELQELERKIAGNHWKQQPDQDLIFSSEHGGMIDPVGFSRTFGRLVKRAGVRRITVRLARHTCGTLLAFLKVHPKVAQAILRHSQISMTMDVYTHVVGDGEREAVSMLAELLEDPLIG; from the coding sequence ATCGTGAAGCCCGAGCGCGAGCACAACACGTACGTGAAGTACGAGTCCAAGATCCGGCTCTACCTCGTGCCTCACCTCGGCAAGAAGCCGTTGTCCAAGCTCACCCCGGCGCAGATCCGGACGTTCATGGCCACGCTCACCCGCGAGAAGGTCGGAGCCTCAACCCGCTTCGAGGTGCTGCGCGTCCTCCGGAACGCTCTCAACCGAGCCATGCGCGAGGAGCTGCTGACGCGGAACGTCGCCCTGCTCGTGGACATGCCCAAGGTCACCAAGGGCAAGGTCAAGCCGTGGAACGCGCGTGAGGCGATCACGTTCCTTCGTACCGCTCGTGCCCATCGGCTCTATGCGGCCTGCGTCCTGGTGCTCGTCATCGGACTGCGACGGAGTGAGGTCCTGGGCCTGCGCTGGCAGGACATCGACTTCGAGGCTCGCCAGTTCGAGCCGGTCATGCAGGTACAGCGAGAGAAGGGCATCGGCCTGGTGCTCAAGAAGCTCAACACCGACTCGTCGCAAGCGACGCTGCCGCTTCCCGAGTTCTGCGCCCGTGCCCTCGAAGAGCGGCGAGAGCTCCAGGAGCTGGAACGGAAGATCGCTGGCAACCACTGGAAACAGCAGCCGGACCAAGACCTGATCTTCTCGTCCGAGCATGGCGGGATGATCGACCCCGTGGGCTTCTCCCGGACCTTCGGCCGGCTGGTGAAGCGTGCTGGCGTCCGTCGGATCACGGTCCGCCTTGCCCGGCACACCTGCGGCACCTTGCTGGCCTTCCTGAAGGTGCATCCCAAGGTCGCTCAGGCGATCCTCCGGCACAGCCAGATCAGCATGACCATGGACGTCTATACCCACGTAGTGGGCGACGGTGAGCGCGAAGCCGTGTCGATGCTCGCAGAGCTGCTCGAAGATCCGCTCATCGGCTAG
- a CDS encoding DUF3566 domain-containing protein, with the protein MSGATGAGSAGTSGTGTEGARGSATDAPDSHESHGSQGGTVTDTRGRTGTDTDGRDAGPGAAGGRAGDGTSGGGASGKRAGDSGSGALPGERQPQQSNQPYHPPQAYQAAPAGAVRRPRTGARTTPRTRKARLRVAKADPWSVMKVSFLLSIALGICTIVAAAVLWMVMDAMGVFSTVGGTISEATGSNESNGFDLQAFLSLPRVLIFTSIIAVIDVVLATALATLGAFIYNLSAGFVGGIELTLAEDE; encoded by the coding sequence GTGAGTGGAGCCACGGGCGCCGGATCCGCCGGGACGAGTGGAACCGGCACGGAAGGTGCCCGTGGCTCCGCCACCGACGCACCCGACTCGCATGAGTCTCATGGATCCCAGGGGGGGACTGTGACGGACACCCGAGGCCGGACGGGCACGGACACCGACGGTCGGGACGCCGGTCCCGGGGCTGCTGGGGGGCGCGCCGGGGACGGGACCTCCGGGGGCGGAGCCTCCGGCAAGCGGGCCGGGGACAGTGGGTCCGGGGCGCTGCCGGGAGAGCGGCAGCCGCAGCAGAGCAACCAGCCGTACCACCCGCCGCAGGCCTACCAGGCCGCACCCGCGGGCGCGGTGCGGCGTCCCCGCACGGGGGCGCGCACCACCCCGCGCACGCGCAAGGCGCGGCTGCGGGTGGCCAAGGCCGACCCCTGGTCGGTGATGAAGGTCAGCTTCCTGCTCTCCATCGCCCTCGGCATCTGCACGATCGTCGCCGCGGCCGTGCTGTGGATGGTCATGGACGCGATGGGCGTCTTCTCCACGGTCGGCGGCACGATCTCCGAGGCCACGGGGTCGAACGAGTCCAACGGCTTCGACCTCCAGGCCTTCCTCTCGCTGCCGCGCGTCCTGATCTTCACGTCGATCATCGCGGTCATCGACGTCGTCCTCGCGACGGCCCTCGCGACCCTCGGCGCGTTCATCTACAACCTGTCGGCGGGCTTCGTGGGCGGCATCGAGCTGACGCTGGCCGAGGACGAGTAG
- a CDS encoding helix-turn-helix domain-containing protein, whose product MTDELLTVPDVMAWLKVGRTTVYDLIRTHRLPSLTIGRSRRIPAAGVREYLASRLEYERAA is encoded by the coding sequence ATGACTGACGAGCTGCTCACGGTCCCGGACGTCATGGCGTGGCTCAAGGTCGGCCGTACGACGGTCTACGACCTGATCCGCACTCATCGCCTGCCCTCGCTCACGATCGGGCGGAGTCGCCGAATTCCTGCCGCTGGTGTGCGGGAGTACCTCGCTTCTCGGCTCGAATACGAGAGGGCGGCCTGA